In Humulus lupulus chromosome 7, drHumLupu1.1, whole genome shotgun sequence, the following are encoded in one genomic region:
- the LOC133789913 gene encoding uncharacterized protein LOC133789913, with protein MSPVDVMDSSMSMTLTGVVALHRSIIRARTQLGDMRIEHQATLQEVKAAKDALATSKGELERAQVDLEKTRSKVHELETSLATSQEDLEAARTEVQAALEEEKTISEQSMQDLFYHCWLHNPEADFSFMPSNFWARLLVKFQARLDKEAPPSETGEASGVAEQDETATSKGPTDGA; from the exons ATGAGCCCGGTTGACGTCATGGACTCTTccatgagcatgaccctaacg GGTGTCGTTGCCCTTCACCGAAGCATCATCAGGGCCAGGACTCAGCTCGGTGACATGAGGATcgagcaccaggccacccttcaggaAGTTAAGGCGGCCAAGGACGCCCTGGCGACCTCGAAGGGCGAGTTGGAGAGGGCCCAAGTTGACCTGGAGAAGACCCGTTCGAAGGTCCATGAGCTCGAgacatcccttgccacctcgcaggAGGACCTTGAGGCAGCGAGGACAGAAgtccaggccgccctggaggaaGAGAAgaccatctcggagcagtccatgcaggatctgttctaccACTGTTGGCTCCataatccggaggctgacttctctttcatgccatCGAATTTCtgggcgcgcttgttggtgaagttccaagctcgcctcgacaaagaggcgccaccttcggagactggggaagcctctggtgtgGCGGAGCAAGATGAaacggcgacctccaaagggccgactgacggagcttag
- the LOC133788637 gene encoding uncharacterized protein LOC133788637, giving the protein MMKFRVNLRGFMATRYPLTLVMRSVTRTASFSSSSRAKWECGISMVQGASRGIGLEFVKQLLEKDDKGHVVATCRNPSRAKGLHDLQNKFAERLSILPLDVTVESTIEESAKSIREKYGSLNLLINASGILSIPDVLQPETTLSKVQKSSLLFAYEVNAVGPILVIKHMWPLLKIGGGSGTERDVAVIANLSARVGSIGDNRLGGWHSYRASKTALNQLTKTISVELERKKDPIACILLHPGTVDTDLSRPFQRNVAKDKLFTKEFSAQKLLHIINNVKSSDNGKFFAWDGQEIPW; this is encoded by the exons ATGATGAAGTTTCGGGTGAACCTGAGAGGATTCATGGCAACGCGTTATCCTCTAACGCTGGTGATGCGATCAGTAACTCGTACagcttcattttcttcttcttctcgtgCTAAATGGGAATGTGGGATTTCCATGGTGCAGGGTGCTTCCAGAGGAATAGGCCTTGAATTC GTTAAACAACTGCTTGAGAAGGATGATAAAGGTCATGTTGTTGCTACTTGTCGTAATCCTAGTCGAGCAAAAGGGCTTCATGATCTACAAAACAAGTTTGCAGAACGCCTTAGTATTCTGCCGCTGGATGTGACTGTTGAAAGCACCATTGAG GAGTCTGCAAAATCTATCAGAGAAAAATATGGCTCTTTAAACCTTCTGATAAACGCATCTGGGATTTTGTCAATACCTGATGTACTGCAACCAG AAACAACACTGAGCAAGGTTCAAAAGTCATCATTGCTGTTTGCTTACGAGGTTAATGCTGTGGGTCCTATTCTAGTGATCAAG CATATGTGGCCTCTTCTGAAGATTGGAGGCGGCTCTGGGACAGAAAGGGATGTTGCAGTTATTGCCAATTTAAGTGCTAGGGTGGGATCCATTGGGGATAATCGCCTTGGGGGTTGGCATTCTTATCGTGCTTCAAAGACTGCGCTAAATCAGT TGACAAAAACCATATCTGTTGAGCTAGAAAGGAAGAAGGATCCTATTGCATGCATTTTGCTGCATCCGGGCACGGTGGACACAGATCTCTCTAGGCCATTTCAGAGGAATGTTGCAAAAGACAAGCTTTTCACAAAAGAATTCTCAGCACAGAAGCTCTTACACATAATCAACAATGTAAAGAGCAGCGACAACGGGAAGTTTTTTGCTTGGGATGGTCAAGAAATTCCTTGGTAA